The Hevea brasiliensis isolate MT/VB/25A 57/8 chromosome 9, ASM3005281v1, whole genome shotgun sequence nucleotide sequence ggttgctaattatttaaatgatatttaccagatgactaaaattaatttattattgagaatttaatttacaaacaaattcaatttcaaataaccctacgtttctatttaacctaattaattaattttcaccaagttaccctaaggataattaaactaagttaattatgtacatgtattatttattctaatatcacataaggcccaaacaatcacaacctaataaagatttctaacatgcaaatttattttacaattaccaagtattaaattaaatttatttacatgccaatgttagtttaatttacaaacaagattaattttaatttacaaagtatttatttaaattaattacatgcaaaagtcagttaaattgaaaacaaagtgaattttaatttaccaaataaaagttctattattattacaatttcatgccaatggttattcaagaagtttagggctacttacctgttggtaaatgcagttgccattggggcaagctacccttaaaaaaagggtcttctcttctagtatggcaatgatatccctggcttactcccgtttagctccatataagctccacgcaaatgccctctttggtacttaccttagggctacttaccaattttgtttgtaataaaaaataaagaaaataaagaaaaataataaaagtacgagagacaaaAACTAAATatatgcagagttgtgtatcccctcaaattaaacatgattacatgatctatatgaacatataaaataaatcgaagacaaagagcatagaattaaaatattgcatggcgtagatcttgaaaagaaaacaataaaaactgaccttccagaaatcttgtatgaaaatcttcttgaagaaaaaaaaaataaggaagaactcaaagagtcttaaatatctctaaatttcttatagctctgaattttctcttcctctttcctcccatcatcctttttcttctcttctctaatagggtatttatagggttttgggagagaggtgtgatagggtttggagtcttaggatgataaagtttagatgacttaaacaactacaattgcagaattcgaataagactgggatatgggtgaggtgtttcaaccaataagaaGACAGGAAAAAtgaaaggcaccaatagggaatgaggaagaggtgtggtaggatttggagtcttagggtgataaagtttagatgacttaaacaactacgattacagaattcgaataagactgggatatgggtgaggtgtttcaaccaataagaaaacaggaaaaaatggaaggtaccaatagggagtgaggaagagagtggggccaaggaggagagatattttgttattttaatttttagaaaataattaaatgggtcccatttaaatttcctaactaggctttcttaggcccatagagcccaattaaacttaattagatccatttaagaactacccatattaaatttaaacaaaataaaattttatttaaatttaattaaattaatttccccaaaactttattattatttttattttttcaagatcatgccacggaattaataattcagctccatgcctccaattacatcttacagtcatataatttttcatcatcgggtttcccacggcctcaatgcacatactcatcacgaaGTAAGGGTCTACACACATTATATTCATATCCATTTCTTTTAAGTCTGTATAAGGCTTCTGacaatttgatgcaaccttcaatcTATTTTGAATAATCTAAATCTTTCTTACTGTGATTCTGTCGCTTATCTTCATTCATGTCTCCTTATATAACAACCATATTGGTCATATTAGAAATACTTATCTAACCCTTGGTTGCAATTTCTACAACTGTTATTTCATTATCTCTACTTATGATTTAGGTCTAGGTAACATTTTCCACCATTTATCTTCACTTTCATTTAACTTATTACTCATTAGTTCACTCCTTTGCTTGATAAAACAATTCAGGATATTGTCGCATAACTTAAAATTATTGTTTGCTCTGGTTACATTTTTCAACTAACTTTCCTCCTAgtgttaaaattttaaatggatttTATCTCTGTACTACCTACTTCATCTTGAAGATAGGAATAAACAAAATTTGATCCATTTCGTCTATCATGTCCATGCtccaactactagaggaattgtccgctttggctcaTTCCATCCTGGGCCTCACTTTTGTGTCCCAaaggtagaatggagaacttcccaggaggtcacccatcctaagatttctctcaagcgagcacgcttaaccctagagttatTCCAACTCTCTTGACCATTCCACTAATATTTTGAGATCGTGGAGCTCCTAACActgtttcaatttaatttgacaTGAGTTCTGCACATCTAaacttttatatcataataaatatTCTCCCACGTAGGGTCATCTTCCTACATTCTTCATCCTTATTTGTCTGTTTAATTCTTTTACTCTTGCTAAAGCTACTTTTGCTTCTTTTAAATCTCGACTTTATTTTTCCCAATCTTATATGGGTTTCTCAATTtattctttagttaactctttgaTCTTTCCCACCATTCCACTATAGTTACATTATTCTCTAGTCTCATTTTCCTTCTTAACCTGACTGTCGCGTCAAGAGCTAGTACCTTTTATCATTTCTGCTAAATCCTCTACACTTCAGTATTACTCTCGTTTCATAGTGTAAATcccttaaagcatcattttacaaATTGGGGACATCATCCATAGTATCTTATCTCCTTTTGAGAAACAAAATCATATCTTGACTCTTGCTGCTATGCAAATAAAATACTGTTTTTCAATAAACTTTTAGGCAAAAGGTCCCTTGTAATGCCCAAAACAATAACAAGACTTCATATCAAAGCTAAATGACTTTACTCTATAagtgttattttaatttattactatACTGAAATTTATAGTTTTATAACAATTCCTAATGTATTGCAACTCATACTAGGTAATTGAGTCatttgactctagctaccttacaaccgTAATCCTCGATATTCTAATCTTAGAGTCTTAAATCCTGAATTAGGAATTTCAaagttatttctaataataaaactCTATCTTGGAATAACTGTACGAAAATAGAAGCCGTttacaactattcttatcttggtgcactatcgggtagtacgtagctctacacaataatcccaagtCAATACTTTaatttgcagcttacagcacaaacatcaagaacattgcatagttactacgatacatcccgatagatcaaacttccctataacTGATTCCTCTCGAATCCACtgatatcttaaatttattctgaTTATGATATTCACTAACATTTCTTAACGGTAATACCTTACTCTCATTCAGGGCAACTATGTTGCCACAACTCATCTTTAGGTCCTCTAGCCTTGCACTAGATAAGCACACTAATTAATTCTAGAATTTATTATATTCCAGAAAAATATctttcactaataaattcttccaaaacTGGTTCCACTCACACTTAGTACCATGATTCTTATCCTAAAGGGCTAGTCActatcaaatcaaaatttattcccatgccagggaatggcaacagaacatataattctagtaCTAACATGTGAATAAGTAGAGTcaaaatcaaatagtacataattattccttttatAACTGAGAACGTACCGATAACTACGTTTGAAGTCTCTACTTCTTCTCCTTGATGCGTGGAGTACGCCCTGGCTAGTGTACTACTCTGTTCAGGTTGATTCATTGTGCTATGAATGCCAGTAGTACTACCTCTGTCTCTAACTCTGCCCCTATTGACTATCTGTGGACCGCTGAgggcagaaccttggactgatctcTTTGGTGCAGTATATGGCATAGGTCaacgtgctctagtacaatccttagcaaaatgtccgagTTCACCACAATTATAATAGGCTACATGGGGGTCAAGTGGCCTTATAGCAATTACCCCCATGTAGCTTGCCACAAACATCATAGATACgggtagaataggaacttctggttgttcgatgactagTTCTTGGTGGCTTCTGTCCTGAAGATCCTTCTCTGTCATATCTGTAAGCACTAGACTCCCCAACGCTCTTCCTCTTTCCCAAGTTATTACTCGAACTCTGACTAATTAGTTccccactttttctttttccatgctgtccttgtgggggttgggtttgggcCTGGGCTGATATACTATCAGCCAGTTGTTGAAAGTATATAGCCAActactgggccatttgtgcagaaaTCTGCATAGGCAGGACTAGTATAGTTAGATCTCTGACATTTTGACGAGTTGGGgcctcctcttgtgcctcaacTGTAACTGGTTGTTTTACTATcttatctccctcttccatttctattcacaaaatctTCTATTCTCTGAacaacctacacaaggagatttctcctcgTTAGTTCATAGTtacgatgtaaatgtactatatgtatcaaacatttgagcagttgtacttattgagaaaaataatcaaattcacagttcaaaacatGCTTTgaaaactatgctctgataccactaaaacatgtcacaccctactcctctgtaagatatgatatgatcccgtagtatacctaataagttatcgaacttcgcctaccgataatctattatatatactacaagggattttgacaaAACAAATGCATTTTCAAATTTAGCATGGTGATAAAAATTTATCTTGAGTGTTTTCAACTCAATGATGTGTCATAAAACTTATTTAGTAATAAttaggcatttttaaaattttgcagaAAATTCACGTAGTTACGGTTAAAACTGGGTAAAAACAGTTTTTCAATTtacttgaaaaagaaatttcataCAGAAATATTCCGGTCCAAATTTTAACATTTCGCAATTCATTTCAAGCCATCAACTCAATTTTTTCTCAATAGAAcccatcataaagaaattaattgatTATTTACAAAATTTAGAAAGAAATTTGAATACTACATTCAttagggtaataaaattaatattacaaaaattatacagataaataaaatctcaaattaatataacaataatttgcatttaattacataccaaaataatattacaagagttttgtacaactgctcgaacGTACTTACATACaaataattacatatttatatcaaaatctaatgtCTAGAGGTATATCTACAATATACCCAAAATTAATCACGGCCTGTCTTCAAGGCACAGtttcaagtgatctcactcagctgctctatctttcctttcacttgcgacagcatacaaaactatcaCTGAGCAGTGAACtctgtggtgcacaactataatttaaaatgtaatacactatacattgacaaaattataacaaagaATTTGACAATATTTAATgtcatcataattcataaaatcaaaatcaatgcttccaataatgtaaatcatttgtttaaATGACATTGATTAATAATTACAATTTACCAAATTATAAATGGACATTTGAAATATTCTcatcaatttatggaaataattattaaatttttctaaataggGAAAAGCATAAACATATAAACgaactaaaataaataatatcTTTTAAATCATTCGTGCATAAGATATCACTTGAAAAACACGATTGCTCACTTTCAAATCTATTCTTATTCTCACTAACttaatgcaagactaatccgtaagggtcaTCTTCGAAGTTATTCTCACTCCCTATGGTAGGGTAGATTGAATCATGCACATTTCATCCATTATACTATAACAAATTAAATTCCAAAAAGGTCATCttcaacttagatctaaccttttATATGAGGAAGATCAAATCATcaatgtgcacgtaccatggtattcaaaataaAGCTAATAccagtgtctcctcaacaaatgagggatggGTAATAACCATGTTAAGCATTAGTTGTGAAATATAAAATAACATCATAAAATTCATTGCCCTTTTTGTGAGTATATAATCACAATACAAATCGTTTCCATACTAATCTCAGTAATCAATATTTTCCATGCAAatcttatttcaatcacaatttctaAAACCAAATTCATTCATaccataacaattttcaataattattgaaatacatcctaacttgataaacataaatcatgtagaaataaaatcatttaatcatttaaaatatgCAAAACACTTATTAATTAAAGACtagttgcgcacaaacctctTTGGTTGTCTTGATCTAATCCAATTTTTCCTCTTTCCTTGATGGCtcatttccaactgaaacacataattttaaagtgtttcaataccccTTCAACTATTTCTAGGAATTAAtccaataataattttatttttgcatactaAATTTACCTATTAGGTCTCATAAGTTGAATTCTTGTATTTGTGGttatggggttactattcatttggctaGTTATATAAAATGCTGACTTTTCATACATACTAGGTATGCCATTTCTAAACttatggtcataccacattttggatcaaaattttgttggcattggttgccaaattcaattcaaagcttcctaagagaaattctaaattttcagatttggtcacctatgtttactattctattggacccatctatagtggaaatttgactaaactctcttcatcaaagttgttccttaatgtgtctactttaattccctttttgaatcactccatttggggttttttagctcaagttatgctatttttactatggctggccggattggtcattgtGCAGAATTCTAGGAAAAttatggttctggcagatttggtaaccAAATTTTGGTTAactatttgactaggttatggtcagaatttgaatttgtgttcttcatgaaagttgttctactatgtctaagctttccaatggttcaaaaatcaggtcatttggacctctctatacaaagttatgaccatttgaacatgtactgttcatttggtcaattctgtccAACAACAGGATACCAAATCCGGATTCACcctaattttagaccaacttgtgTTCAGTTTTTAGGCAAgttttctacatgaaaaatgtggctttaggtcttaatttggcttcacaccaattgaagTTATACATTTCAACTTATAACCACCTAAGTGGACAGGATTCTAGCTGTCTAGAATCTGGCAACTCTATCATCATTACTTCTCCCAATTTCATTCATCAATTCATGTTAattttcaactcaaaattcatcaaatgaccacaattaaGCATAATAACCCCAATTAGTCAACATTtcacccaaaaccctaatttccataaacCTTAAATTTTTCCATCTTCCAAACTCATACAATTCCATGCAACTTACTACCCCAAATATACATATAACATCATTTAACTAAGAATTCATGTCCAAATCATttaaaacacatcaaaaccctaatcccCATTGGCTGGCCGAATTTTCCTCTTCAAGATTCATGCATGTTTTCATGATTTCCCATATCAATTTCCCCTAATTGAACTTAAATTCAAGGATTAAATATGTAGAATGGCTAGAAGTGCACTTACCTCTTTCAAATTCCCttccaatcttcaaatctttcactctCCCTTGAAATTCTTCTTCTcaatttgagagagagagaggagagagaggtgGACAACAAGTcatgaagaagatgagtgaattaatttttttttcttttaattggtCCTTTTATGTAGGCATTATCccataattttcataatttaaaattataaattattattgcatcatgcttgcctaatgatgatgtcataattttcattttcttttcttttcttttcttttctttttcctttcctttacacacctcttcatgtttttaattatttttcacaatttaaatttcctacattttaatggatattttggccaagagtcacctctaaggatgaattgaccattttgccccTTGTCGGTCTGATCCGTTTTTCCATCAGCACTTGGTTGTttcctgaactctgattcaattatttgagcctGTTCTtaattcttttctatggttttcacattaccactagcttcgcaattatccctaggcccAAGGTGCCATAAGATCCCACACGAAATCAGGGTAATGACTGAGCTCGCAGTCGCTTCTCGGTTCGATCACCCATCGCAGTagcctcagctcatttaacccatcATGCTTTATTTTCCTTAATTCCATTTCATCTTCAtataattgctattaatttttgttcatagcttttctagatgacttaaatatAATTCTGAATATTTTTACTGTCTGGACCAacgctagtcaccggaacagtagactgtatgaaaCTGCCTACTTTGAGGACGTCACATATTTTCTACcagaatttttcttatatttctgTTGCTAGTGTATATTTGCGAAATAATTGCTTAAGTGGCATTATGAATATATGTTAAAGAAATTGATTCTAGAGTGTAAGAGATTGGAAATTTAATAATCTCTAATACTATTCATAATGAAATAACttcttataaattaatattaaaattaaactttaattaataAGATTATGTAGAATACATGTCTTTGCTAATGAAATAATCAATCGAGGAAAGTAATATCCTTAAtgctttttatttaaattaaataatttaattttaataaagaaaaaaaaaacataaatttcAAAGGTGTTTATAGTTTGTTGGGAAAGGGCTTCTAATatcaaatcaaataggaaaaaatattatttaatctatgtatttttatgaaattaattatttaatttatatattgaaaaatttattatttaatttttatattttactttcatTAAATTATCAGTTCTCTCGTCAAATTTTTGTTAGTTAATAGATTTTAATACTAATTAAATTACTATTTGGTCTctcaattttaataaaactaattatttgatttttgtattttaaaaaatactactATCTAGTTTATCTATTTTAGTGAAAATAATTAGTTTGgtctctatattttgaaaaatatattctaaataattttttttttttgtgtagaGACTAAATTTTGTTgtgtaaataaataatttttctaaattattGTATTATTTCGAGATCTCGATCAAGTAAGAATTGGTCAAGTATCGTTCTTCAATAAAAAAAACACATACACACAAAAATAATATCCAGATAATTGAATGACAAACATTTgaacaattaaaaaatatataaaaacttCAGATTTAGTCTTCAAGCTATAAAATTTCTATGTTCATAGGGGAATATGTGtttcaaaatattatattttttaaaatatatgatcaactaattagtttaataaaatagagaaactaaatagtattatatttaaaaatatatggactaattaattaatttcactaaaataaaaaaattaaataataatttaattgacattaaaaTTCATAGACTAATGAAAAAATTAAGGGGAACTAAACAATTTAATGGATTAAAGATAGAGAGATCAAATaatgtaatttttaaaataaagaaactaaataattaattttattaaaatacaaacACCAACTAGTAATATTTCTCAATCAAATAATAATATGGACACGATAGAATGGAATATGCAAGCAGAGGGCAATTGACAAAAACCGAAAAATTAAGactgtgatttgaaaaaaaaaaagggctttCAACAGGTCTACAGCCCAGAACAGAAAGCCCATAATGTACATCAACAGAGTCGAACTTGAATCAAATATGGACCTAAGAGCATATTAGCAACCTCGCAATTTCTCCCAGTGACAGTGAGACGAGAAACATCTTTTCCTCAAGGGAGGATCACCGATGACCCACTCACCCAAAGATCCCCTCAATATTCACAAATGTTACCAACACTACAGGATTTAGCTCCATTGGAATCCACGACTCCACTTCATAATTATGAAATCTACCAATCTTTTTAACTTGACATTTTTTTAGTTTATTGGTCTTGGCCAGTTGTAATTTCTAGCCTATAGGGCTGTCCTTAAATCACTTACCATAATCTTattctttttaataatttttccttTAAGTAGAATTCTAGTGACTCAGAGAGCTCTAAATGCTAGCTGAAATTGTACCCTGAAGCTGGACATATATTCATCTGACTTGCATAGCAAATTGTAAACTATTGATCTCCTTTTATCAGGAAAAATTAATCTTTTGGTAGTAATTCCTCATAAAAATAAGCTCCCCAAAATGCTGGGAGAAACCATCTgaagaataaaaataagaaaTGCGCACAAATTAACCATTAACTTGAAATCTCATTCTAAATAGATAAGGAATAAAAAAATACTCTCAACTTTTCACAGCCATACTTCTACTCTAACATATCTCCCAACATATACCAAGGAAAGGCAATTCATATACCGACATGATCATAGACATGTTTAGTGATGATATCactgaaaataaaaatgataacgAAAATTTCACTTCATACTCTGCCATATCCTTTGCACGGTTGTTTCTAACAATGGTAGCAATAGCATAAGGCTATGGATGTCATTATGACATAACACATGCCATAACCATAAGTCTATATCAAATCTATAAAAGGTATTCAGAAATGGAACATCAAAGAAAGAGGAATTTCATCAAGGAAACTTGGAGATAATCAAATAAATAGATAATAGCAATTAAAAATGATTCAAGTGTACAAAAacttcatcaggcaatagttttaTGCATACTCCTGAATACACCTTTCCCCTACCTAATGGTGACAAATATTTGCGGAATTGTTTCATCACATATGGTGGAATAAATCCAATTTAATTGCACAATCAGAGATGAAATCAGTAACAGATAACTTATTGCACTCGGCAAGATCATAGTTATTTTGATAAGAAAACCACAAAACACTGTCCACCAATGAAAGTCTATAGAACTAGTTTCATAAAACACAAAATTCCacattctttcttttttttttttggttagtagatagacacacacacacagctcAGTGACGGGAAGCTTGTTAAAACCATGGCAATTTTAACAAGGCCCTTGTTCCCATATAAGCGACACACACACATTCTTTCATTGTGGAGAGAGTTCAACCATATGCACTCAAGGTAGATATTAGATGGTCACACTCAATCTTATCTATACCTTTTCTCTATTATtccaaaaatgaaaatataattaatccAACTAAACAGTAAAGTGCAGAATCAATGACTTTCACTAGAATAAATAGCACAGAAATTAGTATCGTCTTCCTCCTTTATCCCCCTAACAATTCTATTTAAAagtgacaatttttattattgcaACAATCCAGTGCCCCACAACTATTCCAGCTGTTGTCATAAAAGAAATGGAGCATAGTAGTGTACAAGTCCCCAGCAATTAAATCACTCAAAAGATAACACATTCTTTATTGAACATGATTGCACTTAATATATGTACAACTTGAGTATGAAATCATCAATATAACTCAACTTAAAGAAAAATCAGTCAATTGAATTAATTCTAGCAAACATCGAATGCATTATATATAAAACGTATGCATATGTTAATACTATTTAAAAAGAGACTATTCACAAAGTTTCGAATCCTAAAACTAAGAAAACATTTCAAAATTGTACCCATCTGTTAAATCTGTGGAAATCCCACTTGCACCTCTCAGTCTCCTCCTGCTCTCATAGTCCTGATCATCGGTGGGCAACTCATATCGACAAAGAGGACAAGTATTTCTTATCCTCAACCAAGGTACAATACACTCTCCATGATAATAATGGCAACAAGGCAGCTTATTTACCATCTCCCCATCCACAACCTCATCCGTGCAAATAGCACAAACCACAAGTTCCTCCTTTCCCAAGTCTaccagaggcagattttctactACTCTTTCTGCAGCGGGTGGCGTTCCCATCCAATCAATGTCATTATCCACCAACTGCTCCAAAGGGGTATCATAATCAGCATCAAACATAAAAGGATCCTCAATCAAATTGACTTGATTGTTAATGGCCATTAATAGTCCCCACTCAACACTCCTTTCCTCATCTTCTACTGGGGCTGAAATACTGGATGATGATAGCGATAATCCCTCGACGCTATCAATCGCCACAATCAGATTTTCACTTTCGTTGGTTGCTTGATCCAATTCCTCCCATTCAAATTCCTCATTAGAATTCACCAATCCCATGCGATCATCAATAAAACTATCCAAATCAACAATCTCACCGTCAGAACACGAATCCGACTCCGAATCAATACTGGCAACCCGAAGTCCATCGGCACGAACTTCATCCCTACCCAATTCAACCCCAAACCCAGATCCTAACTCTTCCATATAGCTCGAGAGAGCATCAAGATTGTAGCTATCTTCAAGACTCCACGAATCCAAATCATCCGTGGACTGCATTACCACATCTAGATCCAAATCCAACCCGCGATCACCAAGACTGACCCGTCGGTATGGCTCAACAGGATAGCCGCGTCGACTGGAATCGGAATTAGAACCAGAATCGGAACAGGAGTTGCAGCGGATGCCGGAGACCCACTCAGAATAAGTGACAGAAAACATGGCGTA carries:
- the LOC110671510 gene encoding E3 ubiquitin-protein ligase CIP8, yielding MFSVTYSEWVSGIRCNSCSDSGSNSDSSRRGYPVEPYRRVSLGDRGLDLDLDVVMQSTDDLDSWSLEDSYNLDALSSYMEELGSGFGVELGRDEVRADGLRVASIDSESDSCSDGEIVDLDSFIDDRMGLVNSNEEFEWEELDQATNESENLIVAIDSVEGLSLSSSSISAPVEDEERSVEWGLLMAINNQVNLIEDPFMFDADYDTPLEQLVDNDIDWMGTPPAAERVVENLPLVDLGKEELVVCAICTDEVVDGEMVNKLPCCHYYHGECIVPWLRIRNTCPLCRYELPTDDQDYESRRRLRGASGISTDLTDGYNFEMFS